A part of Paenibacillus donghaensis genomic DNA contains:
- a CDS encoding FG-GAP repeat domain-containing protein — MRLYKPWTTLVLLTLFISGCSAVKTPGDLLRAPEQNKTNGTITGIVNPFLPAQSHLTVPVQSEAGSAIQLQDLDQDGQDEIIAFYKTDKTDYEINALILSQSSGTWKKLTTVTGIGRELDLVQFSDVTGDGAADVLLGFGGGEGLSKELAVYTLKEGNLTELLKQPYDYMIAGDLTGTGRKQVALFQSVATTDVQPESKLSLYQFDKGQPQVLSEERINGTILKVNYGQASPTGNGLFVEAAVGAHSSYTALLTWDNDHFTDILAADVYTYKDELAASQEIVLQPSFKTDGVLGANTMAGKDYPLYSRDVNSDGIIEVGFLVPPVGLEAEAPLATPFISKYYQWDGRSRLRPVEERFDRWGYNFHIPQSWTGHYSLELAKGSNEPWTMVKFNDFNEDTGKPVPLLTLRMVSKQAWAQTEASLLAEKAEYTLLYELPNPADSATPSVLVAILPSAAEDGGLQGTALQAYRERLLTLDEVRQLAGSLPETDTAY; from the coding sequence GTGCTGCTCACACTGTTTATTTCCGGCTGCAGCGCCGTCAAAACTCCGGGGGACTTGCTTCGCGCCCCTGAACAGAACAAAACCAACGGGACCATTACCGGAATCGTCAATCCTTTTCTGCCTGCCCAGTCCCATCTGACCGTTCCGGTCCAATCGGAGGCCGGCAGCGCCATCCAGCTGCAAGATCTCGATCAGGATGGACAGGATGAGATTATCGCTTTCTACAAAACGGATAAAACCGACTATGAAATCAATGCCTTGATCCTGTCGCAATCGAGCGGGACGTGGAAGAAGCTTACCACTGTCACTGGCATAGGCCGTGAACTGGATCTCGTCCAATTCAGCGATGTGACTGGGGACGGGGCGGCGGATGTGCTGCTGGGCTTCGGCGGCGGTGAAGGCCTCAGCAAGGAACTGGCAGTCTACACTCTGAAGGAGGGCAACCTCACCGAGCTGCTGAAGCAGCCCTATGATTATATGATCGCCGGGGATTTGACCGGCACCGGCCGGAAGCAGGTGGCGCTCTTCCAGAGCGTTGCGACTACAGACGTGCAGCCGGAATCGAAGCTGAGCTTGTACCAGTTCGACAAAGGCCAGCCGCAGGTGCTATCGGAGGAACGGATCAACGGCACCATTCTGAAGGTGAATTACGGGCAAGCTTCGCCCACAGGCAACGGCCTGTTTGTTGAAGCAGCCGTAGGTGCGCATTCTTCGTATACTGCCCTGCTGACTTGGGATAATGACCATTTTACTGATATACTTGCAGCAGACGTTTATACTTATAAAGATGAGCTTGCAGCCAGCCAGGAGATTGTGCTTCAGCCCAGCTTCAAGACCGATGGCGTCCTAGGCGCCAACACGATGGCCGGCAAGGATTACCCGCTGTACAGCAGGGATGTCAACAGCGACGGCATTATCGAAGTGGGGTTCCTCGTTCCTCCGGTTGGCTTGGAGGCTGAAGCACCGCTGGCTACGCCGTTCATCAGCAAATATTACCAGTGGGATGGCCGTTCCCGTCTGCGTCCGGTGGAGGAGCGGTTTGACCGCTGGGGCTACAATTTCCATATTCCGCAATCCTGGACAGGCCATTACTCGCTCGAACTCGCCAAGGGTTCAAATGAGCCGTGGACTATGGTGAAGTTTAACGATTTCAATGAAGATACCGGCAAGCCGGTTCCCTTGCTGACCTTGCGTATGGTCAGCAAACAAGCCTGGGCACAGACGGAGGCATCTCTGCTTGCAGAGAAGGCGGAGTATACCCTGCTGTATGAGTTGCCAAATCCGGCAGATTCGGCGACGCCTTCCGTTCTGGTGGCCATTCTGCCATCTGCCGCCGAGGATGGCGGCCTGCAGGGCACGGCGCTGCAGGCCTATAGAGAACGGCTGCTGACACTCGATGAGGTGCGGCAGCTGGCCGGTTCACTGCCGGAGACGGATACAGCGTATTAG